TATTCCATTTCCTGCGGTCCAAAAAAATACAGAAAAAAGTAACTGGGTGGCCTGATAACTAAATATCAGGCTGCAAGTTCCCGAATATCATGTTCAAGGTAGCTTGCATGGCTCATCTCGATCAGCCTGTCACAGACTTTTTCTGGTTTCCCGTCCATTATAATTTTGCCTTTGTCAAGAAGTATTGCTCTATGTGCAACTTCTCTGACAAAGTCCATGTGGTGGCTCACCAGAACAATCGTGGTTCCGAAGATCTCATTAATTCTTTTGAGGGAATTTGTAACATCCCTGAGAGTTACCGGATCAAGGTCTCCGAAGGGTTCGTCAAGCAGGAGTATCTCAGGATCCGTCGCAAGTGCGAGGGCAATATATGCGCGTACGTGCTCCCCGCCGCTTATCTGGTAGGGAGTTTTATCGAGGACTTCCATTGGCAGATCAAGGGCATCGAAAACCTTCTCTGCATGCTCATCTACATCAGTTTTTGTTATGAGCGGGAACAGCAGTGCATAGACATCCGGACTCATATTGATCTGATGCATGATCTTGTCTTTCTCATCCTCTGACATGTCCGGGAGGCTGTAAAGGGTATCAAGCACCTCTTCTGAGATTCCCAGTTCTGCTGCTTTTTTCCTTGCGAAGTCAAGGGACTTTTCTCCCTTCAGTCTCAGCCTGAAAGCCATTTGCTCCCTGACGGTTGAATGGGGAGAAAGGGTAAACTCCTGGTGCATGATACTTATCTTCTTGCGCAGATCAAGACGTTGTCTTGTGAACTCAAGGATGTTCAGCCACTCGCCTTCATGCAGGTAGCTGATATCCCCTTCTTTTGGTGTTCTCAGGCCTTCTATCATCTTCATCAGTGTTGTCTTGCCGGCACCGGACTGTCCTATCAGTGCGGTGATCTCACCACGGTTTATGTCAAGAGAGACATTCTCGAATTTGAGTACCTCGCCGACCCTCAGCAATGAAAAACGGTTTGAGAGATTCCTCACCTTTATAACAGCTTCTTTCTGCTGAAGCTGTGGTAATTTGACCTGCTCATCAAGGTCTTTCAGGAAGTGCTTCAAGATCTTTTCAGGCTCACCTGTCTCAACAAGCCTGCCGTCTTCCAGATATGCCACCCTGTCCGAGATATACAGGTGGACTTCGGGAAGGTGGGATACTACTATAATAGGTATATTGAGTTTGCCTTTGATATTCTTTATAACATCAAGTATTTCCTGCTTGGTGCCCGGTCCTGTCATGGTAACAGGTTCATCCAGTAGCAGCAGTTTGGGTTTTGCGGCAAGCTGGCGGGCCATGATAAGTCTCTGCTTCTCACCGCCGCTCAGAAGGTTTGAAGAATGCAGTGCCTTGTCCTCAAGACCGACGAGCCTGATGTATTCCATGGCTTCTTCATACATCTCGTCATAATAGAGTGAATCCGGCTCTGGAAGCCCTTCGTCCCCTGAATACTGAATATTGAGTCTGCGTATGATATTATCAATGGCAGGTCCGTTCCATAGTCCGAAGTTTCGCTGCAGGTGGATCGCAGTACTCAGTTGAAGAGACCTGATAGTATCTTTTCCCGAGTCTGGAGTGATTTCCAGTTCTTCAAGCCTGAAGGAACCTTCATCGAAACTCTCTATTCCGCGGAGTATCTTGAGAAGGGTGGTTTTTCCGCTTCCACTCTTTCCTGTGATACCAAGTATCTCTCCATCGGCAACGCTGAAACTTATGTCATCCAGAACACGTTTTTTCTCGTTGTTGAACTCATATTCCTTTGTGATGTCGGATACATCAAGCATTGTCAAAACCTCTGATCGGATGATGAAAATATGTAAAAAGGAAAACTGAGATTTGTCGCTTCAGTTCTTGATGGCCGATACGAGCTCTTCTATCTTTGAAGTGACGTAAGTGGCTTTTGAGTTTTTCTCGACAACTGTGCCAGTGACTATCATGTCCGCTCCTGCAAGAGCGCATTTCTTTGCAGCAGCTCCGTCACGTATGCCTCCGCCGACTATGAGTTTATTGTCACCAAGGACATGCTTCACAGCAGCTATCATCTCAGGTCTGACCGCTTCATCGGCACCGGAACCTGCTTCAAGGTATGTGTAGTGCATTCCCAGGTATTTGCCGGCAAGCGCATAGGCCACTGCGATATCGGCTTTATTTTTCGGAATGAGCTTTGCATCCCCTACCCAGCCAACGGTTCCTCCGGGTTCTACTATGAGGTATGCCATGGAGATGGGTTCTATGCCGCTCCTGTACACAACCGGAGCTCCCATTGCCTGATTAGTAGTAACGAAACTGATGTCCCTGGAATTCAGCAGGCTCATGAAAAAAATAGCGTCAGCATAACGGCTGACACCTGCTGCATTTCCGGGAAAAAGTATTGTTGGTTTGTCTGTCTGCTCTTTGATTTTGATAAGCGTCTGGTCCAGCAGCACGCCTCCGGCTCCTGTGGAACCACCGACCATGATCGCATCCGTGCCACCCTGTGATGCAGCAAAGGCAATCTCTGCCGCCTCATCGGGAGACTGGGATGCGGGGTCGATAAGTGTCAAGTGAACTGTACCCTCGCGTTCTGCGATATCATTGAGGTACTCTTCCACTTGCATGAACAGGATCAGCCGCCTCTGGATTCCTTGGATTTAGGACGAAGGGTTTTGTTGTTGCACTTTCTGCATCTGGTTGCACGGACTGCATTACGTGCATTGCATTTCATACATACTTTCTTGTTGAGTATTCTTTCTTCAGCTTCTGGAAATCTTCCCATGATCTTCACCTGATTATTGTAATGTGATTAATTAGAATAATGGTAGGCTGCTTACATTATGTTCAAAACATATAATTGTTTTGGCAAAAAACGGCTCTCCCCTGAAAGATTAAAGTACCTGCAGGTTCCCATAATATATGGGAGTTTGTGACGGGTGTATATCACCTTCCAAGCAAAGCCTATTTAATAATATAATTATTAATAATGATTGATTACCATGGCTGATGAAGATCTGATGAAAAAAAGACAGGAATGGTACGAGAAGGCGAAGAAAGAGGGAAAGCTCAAGGCAAATCCAACTGAAGATCATCGTGCAGGACTCGAGGCGCTCCAGCATCCTGTCCGAAGGGGCATACTCAGGCGACTTGGTGAGGGCAGAATGAGGTTCGACCAGATAAAAGAGGAGTTCCAGCTTGACGACATGCATGCAACATTTGACCTGCGCATGCTTGAAGACACTCTCTACATCGAAAAAGAGGAAAAGGACGGCACCTACGAGTATTATCTGACGCCACGCGGTGAGGCTTTCCTTGAGAATGTAGAATCAAAGCACTTATAAATCTAAGTAAAAAAAGCAAAAGAGGAGCAAAATCTCCTCCTCAATTCTGTTCTTTTATCTTCTCAATTAGCTGCTCCCTTGCTTCACGGGCATCGGCACGTCCTTTTGTCTTCTGCATGACCTTGCCCACAATGAAGTTCAGGGACTTTTCCTTTCCACCAAGATAGTCCTCAACAGCTTCAGGATTCTCGCTGATGGCTTCTTCCACTGCCTTTGCAACGATATCGTCTTCAACTTTGAGCAGCCCCTTTTCTTTGACAATATCCTGTGGTTTGCCTCCGTGGTCAAGGATGGTGCGTATGATCTCAACACCACTCTGCTCGGTGATCTTATTCTCTGTAACGAGCTGTATTATCTCAACTATATCCTCAATAGTGAAGGCATCGATCCCGAGGTCACGGTAGTTCAGTTCACCCTTGAGGATGTCGGCAACCCAGACGGATGCATCTTTTGGACTGACCTGTGAGGCGACGTCTTCGTAGAAGTTGGCCACTTTGATCTCGGTGGTGAGTGCCCTCGCATGCATACCTGACATCTCGTACTGTTCCAGGAAGCGCTCACGCTTTGCATCGGGAAGCTCCGGAAGTGCTTTTTTGATCTCAGGTGCTCTGTCGGCAACCCTCAGTGGTACCAGGTCAGGTTCGGGGAAGTAGCGGTAATCGTGCTCTTCTTCCTTGGTACGCATGGAAATCGTGACACCCCTTGCCTCGTCAAAGTGCCTTGTTTCCATGACGATCTCACCGCCACGTCTGACATGGTTCTTCTGTCTCATGATCTCATAGAGCAGCGCCCTCTCGGCACCTTTGAACGAAGATATGTTCTTGACTTCAACACGCTGTCCGCCAAAGACAGAAACGTTGGCATCCACTCTCATGGCACCTTCAAGATCACCGTCGAAAACATCCAGGTAGTCCAGTATGCTCCTGAGCTTGTCCAGGTAGCGTCTGGCTTCCTTGGGACTTCTCATATCAGGTTCGCTGACGATCTCGATAAGTGTCATACCGGAACGGTTGTAGTTAATATGTGTACCCTTTGACCTCTCAATAGTACCGATATGCTGCAATCTGCCTGGATCTTCTTCCATGTGCGCACGTGTAATTCCGATAACACGCTCTCCGTCCTCTCCCTCGATCACAACCTTTCCGGTACCTGCAATGGGGTAATCATACTGGGTTGTCTGGAAACCCTTGGGAAGGTCGGGATAGTAGTAGTTCTTCCTGTGGAACTGGGTCTGCTCGACGATACTACAATTTAAGGCCAGTCCTATCTTTATGGCAGCCTCCACAGCCTTCTCATTTATCACAGGCAGTGAACCAGGAAGTCCGAGGCACACGGGACATACATGGGTGTTAGGTTCGTCGCTATGGTAATCGGTGGAACAGCCACAGAACAGCTTGGTTTTGAGCTTGTTCAGCTGAACGTGTACTTCAAGTCCTATTTTGACACCATCGGGATTCTCGTAAACCATTATGCCACCTCCCCGGGTCTCTTGGTGTGATGATCGGTATTCTGCTCGAAGCTGTAAGCCGCTCTGAGAATTGTGTTCTCGTCAAAGTGCTTTCCTATAATCTGTAATCCTACTGGCATTTTGTCGGCAAATCCGCATGGAACTGATATGGATGGCACGCCTGCAAGATTGATCGGTACGGTGTTGACATCCGCAAGATAGAGTGAAAGCGGATCATCTATTTTCTCTCCTATCTTAAATGCAGGTGTAGGCATTGTCGGTCCCATGAGCACATCTACTTCTGACAGTGCTTTGTCAAAGTCCTGCTTCACAAGTGTCCTGACCTTGAGTGCTTTGAGGTAGTACTTGTCATGGTAACCTGCGGAGAGTGCATATGTTCCGAGCAGTATCCTGCGCTTGACCTCGTCGCCGAACCCTTCAGCCCTGGTCTTTGAGGCCATCACATGCCAGTTGTCACCATCGGCACGGAATCCGTATCTTGTACCGTCAAAACGTGCAAGGTTTGATGATGCCTCGCTCATGGCTATGATATAGTAAGCTGCAAGTGCGTATTTTGTGTGTGGCATTGATACCTTCTGCCAGGATGCTCCCATATCCTCGTATTTTGCAATGGCATCCCATACAGTTTTTTCGACACCCTCGTCGATTCCTTCTCCGAAGTACTCTTCCGGAACACCTATTTTAAGGCCGTCTACATCGTCCTTGATGGAATCGCTGTAGCTGTTCTCCCTGTTGATGGATGTACTGTCCCTTGCATCGTATCCCGCAACCACGTCCATAAGTGTTGCAATGTCAGCAACACTGGTTGCCAGGGGTCCTATCTGTTCCAGGGAATTGGCGTAGGAGATCAGTCCGAACCTTGAAATGCATCCGTAGGTTGGTTTCAGTCCGACAACACCACAGAAGGCTGCGGGACATCTGACCGAGCCACCGGTGTCCGAACCAAGTGAGACCGGAACCTCACCAGCAGCAACCACAGCGGCACTTCCTCCTGATGATCCTCCTGGTACCCTGTCCGTATCCCAGGGATTGAGGGTGGCTCCGTAGTAGCTGGATTCTGTGGATGTTCCCATGGCGAACTCGTCCATGTTTGTTTTACCGAGTATCACAGCACCTGCTGCCCTGAGCTTCTCTATTACATGTGCATCGTATGGTGGAACATATCCCTGTAGTATTTTAGATGAACATGTGGTTGATAGGCCGTTTGTGGAAATATTGTCCTTGATGGCAATGGGTACGCCGGCAAGTGGTCCGTCCTGACCTTCTTTATCTATGCTTTTTGCCGTTTCCAGTGCCTTGTCCCAGGTGGTAACAAAACCGTTGACGCAGCTGTTGTCTATTTTTTCAAGGTATGAGGCAGTAACCTCTTCTGCAGAGCTTTCCGCGATCTTCTGTCTGATTCCTGTAATGTCTGTCCATGCTACCATTTATGCCACCTCACATGATCTTCGGGGACTTGAAGTTGCCTTCCTTCTTGTGTTCGGTGTTTGCGAGCACGACTTCCTGTGGCATGGATTCTTTCACTTCGTCTTCCCTGAATACGTTTACAACATCCATTACATGATAGGTGGGGGGCACGTCTTCGGTATCGACCTCGTCAAGCTGTCCGAAATAGTCCAGTACGGAATTGAGCTTCTCAGCATACTCATCCGATTCCTTCTCGTCTATCTCGATACGTGCGAGCCAGCCTACGTGTTCTACTTCTTCTTTAGTGATCATCGTAAGTTCCTCAAATATGAAATAAGATTGTTAGGTGTCAATATTTAAGCTTAGAAAAGCAGACGATTATATTAAAAATGTTGGTTTAAGGGGTTCCGTAGAAATCCTGGATATATAGCCAACTCCAGGATGCGAAGATGTAATAATTCCGGTAAGAACAGCCGGCAAACCAAGAGCAATGCGACCACCCGCCGAAGGCGGCACAGTCCGTCATACAGGAGAATACTTGATGACATGATCATCCTTCCTCTGGCTTTCCTCCTGGTGAAGGTAATAATCTCTGAGCCTGTAATGAAGGAATGCAGGTTTAAGGCAGAGCAGGAACTTACCAGGAATAAAAAGTAAAAGCATTCAACCGCATAGTGGCATTTCTTAAATGGATGCCCTACCTTGGCACATAGAACATGATCAGCACTCCGATAAGCGCGATTAACGCACCGATTATCTCATACCTGTCCGGCTCGGTCCTGTCCACGAACTTGCCCCAGATGAGTGATGAGACTATGAATATCCCGCCATATGCAGCATATACCCTGCCGAAGTGGACTGGCTGGAAGGTCGGGATGACCCCATAGATGGCAAGCACAAGTCCGCCCAGCAGGCCGAACATGAGACCCCTTTTCTCCCGCAGCCACAGCCAGACAAGATAACCTCCGCCAATCTCAAAAAGGGCTGCAAGGAAGAACAATCCCAGGGATGCCAGTGCGAATGAGACTATATCCTCGCTCATTCCTCCTCACCTTCCCGTGGCCAGTAGAAGATGATGCCGACACCTATCAGGATGATCATACAGCCTATGATATCATAGATATCCGGTGGTATCCTGTCAAATACCCACCCCCACAAAAGTGACATAACTACAAATATACCTCCGTAGGTTGCGTATATCCTGTGGAAGTGGGCAGGCTGGAATGTTGGCACGATACCATATAGAAAAAGGACAACAGCTCCGAGTAGTGCATAGGTGATGTCCCTGTTCTCCCGTATCCATAGCCAGACGAGGTATCCGCCTCCTATCTCAAAGATACCGGCGAGGATGAAGAGAAGAATGGTGTAGATGAAACATCTCTTTTTTGAGATGCAGCTTGTTTCTATACGGACCATGATATCAGTTCTCGACGTGAACACTATAAATCTTTGCTTCACGGCATAGTTTAATACCGTCCCGGCGTTCCAATAGTGTTAATAAGCAAAGTAAATGAAATTATCCCGGAGACTTAAATGGAAAACCGATCCAATTCATGGTCAGGAATAAAGGCAGAGGATATTCCCACTACCATAGAGCTTGATCCTGTTCTCTACAAGTATACTACTCCCGGCTGCCGTGTGCTGGATATTGGCTGCGGTACCGGTAAAGTTACAATTCCACTGGCATCGCGTGGTTTTTCATTAACAGGGGTGGACATCAATGCAGAAGCTCTGAAGATAGCACTATATTCTTGCAAATCTGAGAAATTCCTGCAAAATCCGTTATTCACTCGAAGCGATGCCACAAATTTACCTTTCTCTGATGCTACATTCGACATGGCAATCATGCAGGCTTTCCTGACAACCGTTACCTCAAAAGAGGGACGAGTCAGGATAATTCGGGAAGCTTGCAGGGTCCTGAAACCAGAAGGACATCTTTACCTGGCAGATTTTGGTCAGACCTGGCATTCTAAGATATATCGCGAACGCTATATCAATGACCTGCCCGTGACAAAGGAGGAGGGTTCGATTATTGCTTATGACAAGGAGGCCGGGGAGATTGCCTATATCGCCCATCACTTCACTGAGAAGGAGCTGGTGTTGCTATTGGTTGAGAACAGCTTTGAGGTTGATTTCTTCAAAAGGGATACTTTTGTGACGAGGACGGGG
The window above is part of the Methanolobus zinderi genome. Proteins encoded here:
- a CDS encoding ATP-binding cassette domain-containing protein; amino-acid sequence: MLDVSDITKEYEFNNEKKRVLDDISFSVADGEILGITGKSGSGKTTLLKILRGIESFDEGSFRLEELEITPDSGKDTIRSLQLSTAIHLQRNFGLWNGPAIDNIIRRLNIQYSGDEGLPEPDSLYYDEMYEEAMEYIRLVGLEDKALHSSNLLSGGEKQRLIMARQLAAKPKLLLLDEPVTMTGPGTKQEILDVIKNIKGKLNIPIIVVSHLPEVHLYISDRVAYLEDGRLVETGEPEKILKHFLKDLDEQVKLPQLQQKEAVIKVRNLSNRFSLLRVGEVLKFENVSLDINRGEITALIGQSGAGKTTLMKMIEGLRTPKEGDISYLHEGEWLNILEFTRQRLDLRKKISIMHQEFTLSPHSTVREQMAFRLRLKGEKSLDFARKKAAELGISEEVLDTLYSLPDMSEDEKDKIMHQINMSPDVYALLFPLITKTDVDEHAEKVFDALDLPMEVLDKTPYQISGGEHVRAYIALALATDPEILLLDEPFGDLDPVTLRDVTNSLKRINEIFGTTIVLVSHHMDFVREVAHRAILLDKGKIIMDGKPEKVCDRLIEMSHASYLEHDIRELAA
- a CDS encoding geranylgeranylglyceryl/heptaprenylglyceryl phosphate synthase codes for the protein MQVEEYLNDIAEREGTVHLTLIDPASQSPDEAAEIAFAASQGGTDAIMVGGSTGAGGVLLDQTLIKIKEQTDKPTILFPGNAAGVSRYADAIFFMSLLNSRDISFVTTNQAMGAPVVYRSGIEPISMAYLIVEPGGTVGWVGDAKLIPKNKADIAVAYALAGKYLGMHYTYLEAGSGADEAVRPEMIAAVKHVLGDNKLIVGGGIRDGAAAKKCALAGADMIVTGTVVEKNSKATYVTSKIEELVSAIKN
- a CDS encoding 50S ribosomal protein L40e; the protein is MGRFPEAEERILNKKVCMKCNARNAVRATRCRKCNNKTLRPKSKESRGG
- a CDS encoding winged helix-turn-helix domain-containing protein; this encodes MADEDLMKKRQEWYEKAKKEGKLKANPTEDHRAGLEALQHPVRRGILRRLGEGRMRFDQIKEEFQLDDMHATFDLRMLEDTLYIEKEEKDGTYEYYLTPRGEAFLENVESKHL
- the gatB gene encoding Asp-tRNA(Asn)/Glu-tRNA(Gln) amidotransferase subunit GatB — translated: MVYENPDGVKIGLEVHVQLNKLKTKLFCGCSTDYHSDEPNTHVCPVCLGLPGSLPVINEKAVEAAIKIGLALNCSIVEQTQFHRKNYYYPDLPKGFQTTQYDYPIAGTGKVVIEGEDGERVIGITRAHMEEDPGRLQHIGTIERSKGTHINYNRSGMTLIEIVSEPDMRSPKEARRYLDKLRSILDYLDVFDGDLEGAMRVDANVSVFGGQRVEVKNISSFKGAERALLYEIMRQKNHVRRGGEIVMETRHFDEARGVTISMRTKEEEHDYRYFPEPDLVPLRVADRAPEIKKALPELPDAKRERFLEQYEMSGMHARALTTEIKVANFYEDVASQVSPKDASVWVADILKGELNYRDLGIDAFTIEDIVEIIQLVTENKITEQSGVEIIRTILDHGGKPQDIVKEKGLLKVEDDIVAKAVEEAISENPEAVEDYLGGKEKSLNFIVGKVMQKTKGRADAREAREQLIEKIKEQN
- the gatA gene encoding Asp-tRNA(Asn)/Glu-tRNA(Gln) amidotransferase subunit GatA, with the translated sequence MVAWTDITGIRQKIAESSAEEVTASYLEKIDNSCVNGFVTTWDKALETAKSIDKEGQDGPLAGVPIAIKDNISTNGLSTTCSSKILQGYVPPYDAHVIEKLRAAGAVILGKTNMDEFAMGTSTESSYYGATLNPWDTDRVPGGSSGGSAAVVAAGEVPVSLGSDTGGSVRCPAAFCGVVGLKPTYGCISRFGLISYANSLEQIGPLATSVADIATLMDVVAGYDARDSTSINRENSYSDSIKDDVDGLKIGVPEEYFGEGIDEGVEKTVWDAIAKYEDMGASWQKVSMPHTKYALAAYYIIAMSEASSNLARFDGTRYGFRADGDNWHVMASKTRAEGFGDEVKRRILLGTYALSAGYHDKYYLKALKVRTLVKQDFDKALSEVDVLMGPTMPTPAFKIGEKIDDPLSLYLADVNTVPINLAGVPSISVPCGFADKMPVGLQIIGKHFDENTILRAAYSFEQNTDHHTKRPGEVA
- the gatC gene encoding Asp-tRNA(Asn)/Glu-tRNA(Gln) amidotransferase subunit GatC, encoding MITKEEVEHVGWLARIEIDEKESDEYAEKLNSVLDYFGQLDEVDTEDVPPTYHVMDVVNVFREDEVKESMPQEVVLANTEHKKEGNFKSPKIM
- a CDS encoding YnfA family protein, translating into MSEDIVSFALASLGLFFLAALFEIGGGYLVWLWLREKRGLMFGLLGGLVLAIYGVIPTFQPVHFGRVYAAYGGIFIVSSLIWGKFVDRTEPDRYEIIGALIALIGVLIMFYVPR
- a CDS encoding YnfA family protein; translation: MVRIETSCISKKRCFIYTILLFILAGIFEIGGGYLVWLWIRENRDITYALLGAVVLFLYGIVPTFQPAHFHRIYATYGGIFVVMSLLWGWVFDRIPPDIYDIIGCMIILIGVGIIFYWPREGEEE
- a CDS encoding class I SAM-dependent methyltransferase; the encoded protein is MENRSNSWSGIKAEDIPTTIELDPVLYKYTTPGCRVLDIGCGTGKVTIPLASRGFSLTGVDINAEALKIALYSCKSEKFLQNPLFTRSDATNLPFSDATFDMAIMQAFLTTVTSKEGRVRIIREACRVLKPEGHLYLADFGQTWHSKIYRERYINDLPVTKEEGSIIAYDKEAGEIAYIAHHFTEKELVLLLVENSFEVDFFKRDTFVTRTGNRINGFIVVGRKV